The following coding sequences are from one Frigoribacterium sp. Leaf415 window:
- a CDS encoding LmeA family phospholipid-binding protein produces MSDIDSDFFEAKPVARRRGRGFGIFLFVLVGLVVVLGILAVVADLVVRTVAEDQAEKQISQQLGDAAGPVDVQIGGFSMLWQLVQGTIDQATISSAGSSGGLSFDFDVRDVPTDLSGSTGAITGTVTADAATVNGLAAVQESGGAISFGDGQVTYARDFTIPLVNTVVPVDVVATPSITSEGRVISLTPTTASLRDTSVSLDLAPFIGGYAFDVCAAQYLPQGTTLTGVDVTSSAATLDVTSPGLPISSSGIGTKGSCS; encoded by the coding sequence ATGAGCGACATCGACTCCGACTTCTTCGAGGCCAAGCCCGTCGCCCGCCGCCGGGGTCGAGGCTTCGGCATCTTCCTCTTCGTGCTGGTCGGTCTCGTGGTGGTCCTCGGCATCCTCGCCGTCGTCGCCGACCTCGTCGTCCGGACCGTCGCCGAGGACCAGGCCGAGAAGCAGATCTCGCAGCAGCTCGGTGACGCCGCCGGCCCGGTCGACGTGCAGATCGGCGGCTTCTCGATGCTCTGGCAGCTCGTGCAGGGCACCATCGACCAGGCCACCATCTCGTCCGCCGGGTCGTCGGGCGGGCTCTCGTTCGACTTCGACGTCCGGGACGTCCCGACCGACCTGAGCGGTTCGACCGGCGCGATCACCGGCACGGTCACCGCCGACGCGGCGACCGTCAACGGTCTGGCGGCCGTGCAAGAGAGCGGAGGAGCGATCTCGTTCGGCGACGGGCAGGTCACCTACGCCCGCGACTTCACGATCCCGCTGGTGAACACGGTCGTCCCCGTGGACGTCGTCGCCACGCCCTCGATCACGAGCGAGGGCCGGGTCATCTCGCTCACGCCGACGACGGCGTCGCTCCGGGACACGTCGGTGTCGCTCGACCTCGCGCCCTTCATCGGCGGCTACGCCTTCGACGTGTGTGCGGCGCAGTACCTGCCCCAGGGCACCACCCTCACCGGCGTCGACGTCACGTCGTCGGCGGCGACCCTCGACGTCACGTCGCCGGGCCTGCCGATCTCGTCCAGCGGCATCGGCACCAAGGGCTCCTGCTCCTGA
- a CDS encoding homoserine dehydrogenase yields MIEYRNVRVALLGAGSVGSQVARLLLEQGDDFAGRAGAGLELVGIGVRDVDAPRDVDLPRELFTTDVESLIVGADIVVELIGGLEPARSYVLQALNSGADVITGNKALLASHGTELFDAAEQVGAQVYYEAAVAGAIPIIRPLRDSLAGDRVQRIMGIVNGTTNFILDRMDTDGSSLEDALATATALGYAEADPTADIEGYDAAQKAAILASLAFHTAVPLAAVHREGITSVTHDQVVAARKAGYVVKILAICERLVDDDGVEGVSARVYPALVPLSHPLAAVHGAKNAVFVEAESAGDLMFYGAGAGGVETASAVLGDLVSAARRHVIGGPGVAESTHANLPVLPIGRVSTRYQITLDVADQPGVLAEVAGVLSDHGVSVHSVEQTSGATPGVTVEGDAVATATLIIGTHRARESDLAATVTALKNATVVNSVTSVLRVEGA; encoded by the coding sequence ATGATCGAATACCGCAACGTGAGGGTCGCCCTGCTGGGCGCCGGCTCGGTGGGGTCGCAGGTGGCGCGGCTGCTGCTCGAGCAGGGCGACGACTTCGCCGGGCGCGCGGGCGCCGGACTCGAGCTCGTCGGCATCGGCGTGCGCGACGTCGACGCGCCCCGCGACGTCGACCTGCCGCGCGAGCTGTTCACGACCGACGTCGAGTCGCTCATCGTCGGCGCCGACATCGTCGTCGAGCTGATCGGCGGACTCGAGCCGGCCCGCAGCTACGTGCTGCAGGCGCTCAACTCGGGGGCCGACGTCATCACGGGCAACAAGGCCCTGTTGGCGAGCCACGGCACCGAGCTCTTCGACGCCGCCGAGCAGGTCGGCGCACAGGTCTACTACGAGGCCGCCGTGGCCGGGGCCATCCCGATCATCCGCCCGTTGCGCGACAGCCTCGCCGGCGACCGCGTCCAGCGCATCATGGGCATCGTCAACGGCACGACCAACTTCATCCTCGACCGCATGGACACCGACGGTTCGAGCCTCGAGGACGCCCTGGCGACGGCCACGGCCCTCGGGTACGCCGAGGCCGACCCCACGGCCGACATCGAGGGCTACGACGCGGCGCAGAAGGCCGCCATCCTGGCCAGCCTCGCCTTCCACACCGCCGTGCCCCTCGCCGCCGTGCACCGCGAGGGCATCACCTCCGTCACGCACGACCAGGTGGTCGCCGCGCGCAAGGCCGGGTACGTCGTGAAGATCCTCGCCATCTGCGAACGCCTGGTCGACGACGACGGAGTCGAGGGCGTCAGCGCCCGCGTCTACCCGGCGCTCGTGCCGCTGAGCCACCCGCTCGCGGCCGTGCACGGAGCCAAGAACGCCGTCTTCGTCGAGGCGGAGTCGGCCGGCGACCTCATGTTCTACGGCGCCGGCGCCGGGGGAGTCGAGACGGCGTCCGCCGTGCTGGGCGACCTCGTCTCGGCCGCTCGACGGCACGTCATCGGCGGCCCGGGCGTCGCCGAGTCCACCCATGCGAACCTTCCCGTCCTGCCGATCGGCCGTGTGTCGACCCGGTACCAGATCACGCTCGACGTGGCCGACCAGCCGGGTGTGCTCGCCGAGGTCGCCGGGGTGCTCAGCGACCACGGCGTGAGCGTCCACAGCGTCGAGCAGACGTCGGGTGCGACGCCGGGCGTCACGGTCGAGGGTGACGCCGTGGCCA
- the lysA gene encoding diaminopimelate decarboxylase, translating to MSFPVLRTPEVRVSPNPLAPAWLVEPTDADALDPAVWSATAQRSSDGELVLGGVTASDLVASFGTPLYVLDEDDARTRAVEAVRSFEREAARIGTTATVYYAAKAFLSAEVARWVAEAGMAVDICTGGEFAVARAAGVDPARMGFHGNNKSLAEIDRTVEAGIGTVVLDNAAEVGRVAAAAERHGRVQRVRLRVNSGVHASTHEYLATAREDQKFGVPLSETAEIVDSIRRQPSLEFVGLHSHIGSQIFGSDGFAEAARRLLAVHADLLASGPVPELNLGGGFGIAYTSADDARPLDDLAVALADIVQAECLRLGVDVPLLAVEPGRVVVGPAGTTLYEVGTIKDVTVSSDEGSAVRRYVSVDGGMSDNARTALYAADYSVRIANRTSSAPPALVRVAGKHCESGDLVVLADYLPGDVAPGDLLAVPATGAYCHSLASNYNHVGRPPVVAVRDGRARVIVRGESEADLLARDAGLDGSTRAS from the coding sequence ATGTCGTTCCCCGTCCTTCGAACCCCCGAGGTCCGCGTGTCCCCGAACCCCCTGGCCCCTGCCTGGCTCGTCGAGCCGACCGACGCCGACGCCCTCGATCCGGCGGTCTGGTCGGCCACGGCCCAGCGGTCGTCCGACGGCGAACTCGTCCTCGGCGGTGTCACCGCCTCCGACCTCGTAGCGTCGTTCGGCACCCCGCTGTACGTCCTCGACGAGGACGACGCCCGCACCCGGGCCGTCGAGGCCGTCCGTTCGTTCGAGCGCGAGGCGGCCCGCATCGGCACGACGGCGACGGTCTACTACGCCGCCAAGGCGTTCCTCTCGGCCGAGGTCGCCCGCTGGGTGGCCGAGGCGGGCATGGCCGTCGACATCTGCACCGGCGGCGAGTTCGCCGTCGCCCGGGCCGCGGGCGTCGACCCGGCCCGCATGGGGTTCCACGGCAACAACAAGTCGCTCGCCGAGATCGACCGCACGGTCGAGGCCGGCATCGGCACCGTCGTCCTCGACAACGCCGCCGAGGTCGGCCGGGTCGCCGCGGCGGCCGAGCGTCACGGGCGCGTCCAGCGCGTGCGCCTGCGGGTCAACTCGGGCGTGCACGCCTCCACCCACGAGTACCTCGCCACCGCCCGTGAGGACCAGAAGTTCGGCGTCCCGCTCTCCGAGACCGCCGAGATCGTCGACTCGATCCGCCGGCAGCCCTCACTCGAGTTCGTCGGACTGCACTCGCACATCGGCTCGCAGATCTTCGGTTCGGACGGCTTCGCCGAGGCCGCCCGTCGCCTGCTCGCCGTGCACGCCGACCTGCTCGCGTCCGGTCCGGTCCCCGAGCTCAACCTCGGCGGCGGCTTCGGCATCGCCTACACGAGCGCCGACGACGCCCGCCCGCTCGACGACCTCGCCGTCGCCCTGGCCGACATCGTTCAGGCCGAGTGCCTCCGCCTCGGCGTCGACGTGCCCCTCCTCGCGGTCGAGCCCGGGCGCGTCGTCGTCGGCCCCGCCGGCACCACGCTCTACGAGGTCGGCACCATCAAGGACGTCACGGTCTCCTCCGACGAGGGCAGCGCGGTTCGACGGTACGTCAGCGTCGACGGGGGCATGAGCGACAACGCGCGGACGGCCCTCTACGCGGCCGACTACTCCGTGCGCATCGCGAACCGCACCTCCTCGGCTCCGCCCGCGCTCGTGCGCGTGGCCGGGAAGCACTGCGAGAGCGGCGACCTCGTCGTGCTCGCGGACTACCTGCCCGGCGACGTCGCCCCGGGCGACCTGCTCGCCGTGCCCGCCACCGGCGCCTACTGCCACAGCCTCGCGAGCAACTACAACCACGTCGGGCGTCCCCCCGTGGTGGCCGTGCGCGACGGCCGGGCCCGCGTGATCGTGCGGGGCGAGAGCGAAGCCGACCTGCTGGCCCGCGACGCCGGCCTCGACGGATCGACCCGCGCCTCCTGA